The nucleotide window GGAGACCCCGGAAGGCATAAAAACGGAGATGTCTGAGGATCTGAAGGAAAAAACACCTGAGATAGAAAACAAATGGGTTTATCTATCAATCCCGATTATAGCTATCACTCTTGCTGAACTGATGATATATTCGGGAAGAAAACTCGAAGCTATGGAAATATATGCATTAGTTCTGCTCGGGCTTTCCTTATCCATAATATATATAAAAAATAAGGATATTCAGAAAACCTATCAGAGTTTTCTCCTTCTACCGCTCCTGCGTCTGGTGGATTTTTCAATGCCCTTTTTCTATGAAGAGAAACTTTACAATCTTATTTTTATATACTGTCTGATGGCAATTCCTGTAAGCATTGCAGCTATTAATCAGGAGTTCACTAGCACACAGCTTGGGATAACTTTCAAAAAAATAGGGTTATACATTCCATTATCAATATTCATGGGCCTTTTATTAGGAGCAGGAGAATATATTATAGTCGGAAAAAATCCTCTTATTCAGGATCTTTCAATCCTTAACCTCCTGAGCCTCACCGTAATTATGGTCCTTCT belongs to Methanosarcina barkeri 3 and includes:
- a CDS encoding CPBP family intramembrane glutamic endopeptidase — encoded protein: MGAFESANVETPEGIKTEMSEDLKEKTPEIENKWVYLSIPIIAITLAELMIYSGRKLEAMEIYALVLLGLSLSIIYIKNKDIQKTYQSFLLLPLLRLVDFSMPFFYEEKLYNLIFIYCLMAIPVSIAAINQEFTSTQLGITFKKIGLYIPLSIFMGLLLGAGEYIIVGKNPLIQDLSILNLLSLTVIMVLLVSPIEEMIFRSILQNRLETVVGGRKALIVTSILFGLMHSGYGSVYEIFYITLVGAVIGYLFYGTRSLPLVALIHGFMNVFFFGIIPLLL